ATGCTGTAATTTCATACTCTATGTCCACTATGCCATAGCCATAGTTTCTGGCAAAATATTGCCATTATTGTCCTGTACAATCTGTTCAACAAAAGAACTATTGCTGACACATTCCAAGTGGCAACCAACCAAAGAGGTCCTAACTCCTAACTGGCAGCAACAGCGATACATTCACACACTAAAACCAACATATACACAACTCAAACGGACTTTGATGACTAATGAGGTATAGTTGTGGTGCTTGGTACCGATGAATTGTATATCTTCCATTGCAAAATTACTCATTTTAGGCCAGCAAATCTATTTCAATGATTTAGACAGAACCATAGAATAACATCTACTCCCTCTGTTTCAAAATGTAAGTCATTTAGTATTGTCCTATGCCAAACTTCTCCAACTATGACCAAgcttacataaaaatatattaacatctacaatatcaaataaatgcattatcaatacATATTCCATGATAAATTTAATCAAACTAAATTGCTCTGAAACAGAATGAGTAGTTATATAAATAATAACTGTAATTATGCAATATTGGGCATCTTATCATCATAATTAACTCATGGAATTAAACAATGAAACACACTTCACATAATATATCTGACAAAATCTTCAACATAACAACTACATGTCATGAATATATTTTAAAACAAATAGGATATAGAACTATTAACATTTCACCATACTGAGACATTATATGCAAACAACAGATGCCTTAAACAATCAGGTGCACAACTAACCAGCATTTTGCTCTTGACGCTAAAGAAACCATCTTTATCAGCCACGACTGTAGGTTTGGAGGCTCCAACAGCCATAATAGCTCCCTGCACTCATTGATACTCAAATATTAACCCTCATCCATAAGTGAAGCGTACATATTACAACTTATATAGACTAGGAAGAAAGGGAATTAAGCCCACCTGGCCAGGCGGAAGGATCGCATCAAACCGATCTACACCAAACATACCCAGGTTGGACAGTGTAAAAGTCCCTGCAAATAACAAAATCTTCAGGTAAGCATGTTCATATAAGATTTGCAAAAGCAATCAATACACTATGCAATGCTATGAGTTCCATACCAGAGCTGTACTCATTTGGTTGGAGCTGTTTTGCACGTGCTTTCTTGACCAGATCCTTCCAATTTTGTGAGAGCAAATATATATCCAGCTACAGTGTAACATTCAACAAGCTGTTTGGTGAACTTGTTTGCTATATAACTACGAGGCGAAGCCAAATTGATCACAAAGATAGTATGTACCTTGTCAGCATCCTGAAGGACGGGTGTAATAAGGCCGCCATCAATTGCCACAGCCACTGCAATGTTGATGTTACTGTTGTATGTGAAGCTCTTTCCATCCCTGCAGCTAGCATTGACAACAGGGTGCTGCACAAGAGCCATGGCTGTAGCCTTCGCCAGCAGCACTGTCATTGTCACTCCCTTTGGCTTAACCTGTCAAAATCAAATAAGTCTAATAGTAATCAGGAAGCCGGCTAAGAAAAACAAAGGAACTTCAAGTGCACTCAAGCCTGCATCAAATCCTCACCTTTTCATACAGCGCATCGAGCTTATCGGTTACAATGGGGTAGCCGACGCGGAATGCTGGCACTGCCAGGCTCTCCACCATGTTCTTGCTCACTGCAGCCTGCATGGTAGTGAATGGAACAATAGTGGCGCCAGGAACCGGTGGTAGCACTGCCGCCTGAGGCACTGCACCCACTGAAGGCGCAGCCACAGGTGgtggcgcagcagcagcaggggcggGCTTTGGCTTCGGCTGGATTCCGGCAGCCGCCTCAATATCTGCCGGCGTAATTCGACCATACGGCCCGGTGCCAGTCACCTTGGCAAGGTCCACCCTGTGCTGCTTAGCCAGCTTCTTAGCGTGCGGGCTGGCGATGCCCTTCGTCCCCGCAGCCACCGGCGCGGGAGCAGCCGCCggagccggaggaggagggggcggCGCCGCTGCGGCATCCTCCGTCGGAGCAGGAGGCGCCTGCTGCGGCTGCCCGTTGCCGTTGGAGAGCTCCTGAGCCTTGGCGACCGCGAGCGGCACCTCCTCCTCcgactccgcgagcagcgcgatGGGTGCGCCCACCGGCGCGGACTCGCCGGCCTGGACGAGGACGGCCGCCACGATGCCGTCGTGGAAGGTCTCGACGTCCATGTCGGCCTTGTCGGACTCGACGACCACGACGGCGTCGCCCTTGGAGACGCGATCACCCTCTCCGGCGGACCAGGAGACGATCTTGCCCTCCGTCATGGTTGAGCTGAGCGCCGGCATGAAGATCTCCCGGATCTTGGCGCGCACCACCATCCGCCCGCGCCGCGGCTGCTGCCTCCAGCGCGCTCCCGCCGGCACCGCTCCGGCACGGAGCCGCGCGGGCAGCGTGGAGGCGGAGAGCGAGAGGGGTGCGGGTGCCGTCGCCATTGGGGGAGAGGAGTGCTCGAGGTCGGAGGCGGAGGCGATGAGAGGGGGGAGGGGGCTTTGGCTGGTTGGCCTGGGTATATGCGGGGTGGGAAAGCCGTGAGGAGGGCGGAGAAAGCGAGGCGAGAATGGCTTTGGAAACTCCGATGACGCTGTCGTGGACTGGGCCTTATCTTACTGTGGGCCTCTTTCGTCATTAACAAGGGTGCCCATCGACGGAAGTTGCGAGGGATCTGGCCCATGTAAGTCCATATTCATTATGGGCCGATTCCTACGTCAATTTATAAGGATGGATTTGGATTTGGCCCATTTACTGGAATGATGGGCTTGGCCCATTCCGGCTTATTTCGTTAGGCCCACAACTTCTAGCACTGTGCACTGAGCCGAGGAGGGACCTATCCCGTAGGCCAAACAACGCTCGCATCCAGCTCCTCCTCGCGACCCCAAATCTGccgtctccgccgccgccgccgcagccagcATCACCGGAGGGATCCGCGGCGCGCCCTGCTCCACGCGATGAATACGGACATCACCGCGTCGACGAAGCCGGAGTACCCGGTGGTGGATCGGAACCCGGCCTTCACCaaggtggtcggcaacttctccGCGCTCGACTACATGCGCCTCTCCACCATCTCCGCCGTCTCCGTCACCGTTGGCTACCTCTCCGGTGCGCCTCCCATCCCAAACCGTGTCTCTCACTTCGCCTCCATCGGTAGCTCAGACCCGTGCTTTGTCGTGCAGGGATCAAGCCGGGGATCCGGGGCCCGTCGATGGTCACGGGCGGGCTCATCGGGGTCATGGGAGGGTTCATGTACGCCTACCAGAACTCCGCCGGCCGCCTAATGGGGTTCTTCCCCAACGACGCCGAGGTTGCGCGCTACAAGTACAAGCTGTAGTGAGGATCCAGCTCCACTCCGTCTCTCTTTTCGCAACCGTTGCGCCTTTTCCTTTCCTGACCTCCGTGTTAGCTTCTGTACTTGATCTGGGCACTCTATGGCCTTGGTTGAATAAACGCTGTATGCTGTTGCACAGTTATGAGGATTCGATGATACAATTCACCTCCTCCTCTTGATGTTGTTTGGTGAGAATTTCGTCGCCATTTcggtgaatttatgaaatattaAAGTGATTTCTGCTCTGATCTTGTTATTTGTTGTGTAGTCGTGTTTGTGTATCTTAGCTTGTCAGGATTGGGGTTTGTGACTTTGTTGCCTCACATGGTAAGTTATGGGGTTCATTTGGCTCATTGGCTGCCTGTCAGGGAAGATTTCAATGTTTGTTTGTTCAGACGATCTTTGTATCAGGTTTTACCTGGTTTCCTCCACATGTGAATTCACTGCACATTTATCGTCAAGAATCTCATGGAGGTAGACAGATGGTAGTATTAGAGAGCATACACAAATTTTATTTGTGCTTACTAAAGTCCTGTTTGTTTTAGCTTGCAGACTGCAACTTACAAGCTCAAACGAATAGGTCTCTGATTGCAACAGTCCATAGGCCAGATTGTTACAATCCAACAATTTGCTTTCTCCCAGCTTACAGATTGTAGCAGTCTACAATGTGCAAGCTAAAACAAACAGGGTCTAGCCTGGGATGTACATAAAAATCTGTGGATATAAATTTGACCCACCTGGTCTTTGTGGTATTGGCATGTGCCCAACCTTTTAATTTGAGTCCTGTGAAGCACATCAAGCTATAGTGAGAATTTAGCTCCACTCCGCCTTTCCTGCATCAATTCTTGCTCCTTTGTCTTTGCTTACCGTATCTTAGCTTCAGTTGATCCAAGCATGAATGGTCTTTGCTGAATGAATTTGGTATGCTGTTGAAGAGTTGTGAGGATTTGGTGATACAATTTAGCCTCTTCGTGTTACTACCGGTTGATAATTTTTGTCTCTGTTTCAGTAAATGTATGTATTTGAAAGTAATTGCTGTCCTAAAGCTCAGTAACTGTTGTGATTACCTTGGTAGGATTAGGGGATGTGATTCTACCTCGTTGTTGTCTTTGGGTAGGATTAGGGGATGTGATTCTACCTCTCGTTGTTGCCTTTGGGGTGGGTTTGGCTGGCTCTAGCTGTTGGGAATATCAAAGAGTGCTTATAGGGGATAGTATTATGAGGGAGAATACATCAATTTATTGCAGATTGACTTGGGAAATACACAAAACTATGTGCAAATTACTATTATCTACATGGTTGTTAGTGGCATAGGCAGCCGTGTTTCAGTTTATTTGAGTTGATTGATATGAAGTCAGTTATTCTCCCTGAGTTTTGTTACTTCTCTTAAACCTCCAGCATGTATCATTTTAAGATATGATGGAAACACCCATGTTGGTCTTGTTGTATTCATTCTATTACCTTGGTCTGGACGAGCTTACTACTTACCTCTCTTGGGTAAGTTATGTGTTATAAGTTGCCCTGATCATTTCAGATGCAGGATGATCCATGGTAGGTCTCAATCAAATAGAAATATTGGCTTTGCCGCTTTAGttatatgcttagcttgctgcctcatactGCAATGAAGATTGTGCTctttagtactccctccatctcaaattgtaagtcactctaagaatcttggagagtcaaaatatcttaagtttgaccaaaattatagaaaaaattacaaaattttatggcatcaaatagatataatataaaaatataattaaggaagaacctaatgatacttagttgatatcataaatgttattatactACTATATAAATGTAGTCAAACTTGATATGTtttaactctccaagattcttggaatgacttacaatttgggatggaggggtaGTACCGTGATGTGTATGCGGCCTTCCACAGAATGACATCACCATAGTATTTCGCTCATATATATTTACAAGAAATCATTTGAAATTGGATGACCATTTCTTTATAATTTCTTAAAAAGAAAAGAGTATTGTGTCCACCAGCTAACCTCCTACAAAAGGTTACGTATCTGGTTATGAACAAGTCCTTTTAACATGATTCTGTCCTAATATTACAATAATTGTCTCACCCTCCCGTGCTGTATCTTTGGGCTGTGGCTGTAAGAAACTAacctcttaggccttgtttagttcccaaaaaattttacaaaatttttcagatttcctgtcacatcaaatttttagacgcatgcatgaagtattaaatatagacaaaaataaaaaaactaattgcacagtttggtcggaattgacgagacgaatcttttgagtctagttagtacatgattagataatatttgtcaaatataaacgaaagtggtactattcctattttgcaaaattttttgaaactaaacaagtagACGTAATTGAAGAAATTGCATTGTATGTGGTTGGAGCGATACAGAGTCTCAACTCCTGGGTAGGCCTTTTACTCTGCAGGATCAACAACCATAACAATCCTAGAATCTTCCTGTAAATCCATGATGTATGCCCCTTAGACCCTTTTACTTAGGATTCCGACAAGAGGAATGTATGAAGGGGAAAACCTTATTGCATTAGGATTTTGCCAAATTTCAATACGGACCTTTGTGTTGACCTCCATTCCCCAAGTTTGTTCGATGAATTTTTCTTATTGATTGAGGTGATTAGACCTTTACAACTTAAAACTAGGGCAGGATTCATTTTTCATGCTTCTGGCAACAGATTTCGGATAGTAGCATATCTAACAACACATGAGGAACTTGGTCGCCTCTTCATGTACATTTATAAATCTGTTCAGCACCAAAGGCAATTTGCATAAACAGATCTTGATGGCTTGCCAAATAATTCAGAAAAACGTAGTTATTGAAACTTCCGGTATGCTTGTATTTCTCCGCTCCACTGCTGATATCAATGTACGTGAAGAAGTGGCATTAGATCTGTGGTTTCCAGATGCTGTAATCTCTTTTGTGTTTGGCTGAAGGCAACCCTTAAGTTGAAATGATTTCACAATTCATGTTCAACAACAAAGTGAAAGATACGGGGGAAATAgggtgtactccctccatactggTAAAGAAGGTCGTTTAGGACATGATCACGTTTACCAAGGAGTGCCAAAGAGTGATTAATTTAGGTGTATTTTTCCATGTCTATCCCTATTAAATAGCGCTGCGGTTGCCTCTTGTACACACGAATCAATGCTTGTACAACTGGTTAGGCGGAGGCGAATGAAGCCAAGTAGCCAGGGTTTGAACCTCAGCAGCAAccctttttttcatttttgctGTTTGCATGGTACTGTGCCGATTTTGCATGGAGGGAGTATCGCTTAGCGCTCGCGCCTTGGCCACAAATTTTCACCGTTCGCGCTCCTTTGCGCTTTTCTTTTCGCGTTTCGTTGCTGCGCGCTAATTTTTCTTGCCGCTTGGACTGCCCCTGGCTGCTTGCTTATTTAAACGCTTGGACTGCCGGCTGCCGCAGTCACTTTGCTTGCTTGCTTCTGCACATCACGCTTGCTTGTTTTTTTTCTCTATTTCCATGCTTTCAAGCTAGTGCGATGGGTGATTTTTTCTCTGGCTTTGATCTCAACGTCCGGTTAgaagaagatgaggatgagaacCTTCCATTCGATGTCAACGACGGCAACGGTAATGCAACAGTAACACTTTGATTTTGTTTTCTAGTCTTGTGAACTACTCTCATATTAGTACGGTTTCAAAACGCAGAGCCTGAAGACGATGACGGCAACAATTTTTTTGATCTCGACGATCCACCGTTGGGGCATGACAACGGTATGAACAAAGTAGTTTGCAGCAGTAGCATGCACGTTAATTAGCTCTCATTTTTTTCCCATAAATAAAACATACCGTGACTAATAATAGATTGATGTTTCCCTGTTTCTTTTGGATGGACAGGATTTTTTGATTTAAATCTCCCATTAGATGAATTTGGTGCCGTTGATTTCAATCATGTTCAAAACCACGCTTATGGTAAGCTCACCAGTCACCACGTTGATTTCAATAGATCCGTGATGTTTGTTTTTTAATCTTCTAGGTAGATCTTGCCGTGAGATAGTAGTACTACTACCAATATGCTTCTGCACGTTATTTTTTCCTTCTTAGTAGATCTTTCATGCATGCCGGCCGTgagatagtagtagtagtacgaATATGCTTCTGCACgttattttttttccttcttagTACATCTTTCATGCATGCCGTGAGATAGTAGTAGTAGACCTGCTTACAGTGTTCTTTTTTCCTTGTAATAGAACACACAGTTCACCGGAGGAAAGACATGACTGAAGATCAGAGAAAGCGAGTTTACCAAGCTTTGCTAGCTAGAAGCAACAATGGTACACTGCACAAGAAAGACACTGCATTTGTTGCTGCTCAATTTGGCATTCATCATCGGACAGCTCAGCGTGTTTGGAAACGAGGTAAAACACAGCTTAGAAACGATGTACCAGTTGTTGTTTCTAGTCTAAAGAAGGGTACAGTTGGACGTAAACCCATACCTTTTGATTTGGAAGCATTACGTGACATTCCTCTTAAGGACAGAATGACTATAGAGGAGTCCGGCAAAGAATCCGGCGACTCCATGGAGTCCGGCACCATGGACAGCAGGTCGTCGGAGTCCATGGACAGCATCGGCGACTCCATGGAGTCCGGCACCATGGCCAGCAGGTCGACGGAGTCCGCGGCGACCTCCTCGGACTCGTGCCCGACGTCGTGCGCGGCGACGGTCTCCACCGAGTCCGGCACAGCGATCTCCTTGGACTCCATGACTTGGGCGAGCGGCGAGCCTGCCGGCGGCGAGCGCGAGTGGCCGAGACGAGCAAGCGAGACGAGCGGCTCAGCGCAGATGGCATGCGGCGCTAGCTTTTAATCTGGCGTGCGGCCGAGCGCAGGAGGCGAGGCGCAGCGTGGAGTCAATGCACAGGAGCATGCACGCTAGCTAATTAATCTTCCAAGTTCCTTGCATGCTAATTATTGCACGACACAGGAGCCCAAGCAAGCAAGGGGTAGCATGGTCTAATTTTTTGTACGTACGCCAGAACGACTTCCTTTGCTCGGTTTCAAACGGACTCCAGAacgacttttttttttgcagtatggagggagtattaataAAAAGCATCTTAAGCTGCCAACTGTGGCGTTGCTGATTTTTCTGGTTGCTAATCCTGCATCCATGAATCTGTTGTTTCCGTAACCCTCCAATCTCAGGATTTCGGGACTAGTGCGGCCGTTTTGGTGTGATCTCAGTTTGGGTGCAATCTCAGTATTTGCTTTGAGTTGGTTTATTTGTCCCATCCATGACTACGGGTGCCATAAGCCCATAACTTTGCCAAGTATGGCATGGCATACAAAACTTTTGGCAAATTTGAGCAGTTCCCAATGGCCATGATTGAACATTGTGATAGAGAAGCAAATCAAGTAGTGCATGAGCTAGCACGGCAAGTTTTTATTTCTAAAGATTTTTGTACTTGGGGTTGATTCACCCCCTAGCTTTATTTTTCATGCTTTATCAAATGATGTAACATTGTTATCAGGTGATTAATAAAGTTTGCCGTATgactttataaaaaaaaaactttctttTAACCAACAAACTAAGTTTATTCCAGACAGACATAGTTCTTTTGTTTCTAGTGAAGCTACCACAAGTCCACAACTGCAGCAAATTTGACAACTAGGCTAATCTACGCGCTGCACCTTAAACTTTATTCAACGTGTCATCAGCTTCAGCTTTTGGCAATAATTTTATTCCGGCGAGCTGCACAGAAAAAAATGGTTCTGAGAGTGCACGCTGCATATTTTTACTTAGTTACTGCCACCATAAATAGCCTAAATTATTGTTGGTAACGAAGCAAGACCCATTTTTTTTTATTCTGGTGACCAACACATAGTTAAAAATATATAAGATGTTTGCATGCAACTAGATACTACCtagcagtattttttttttaaaaaaaaatccaacaAGCCGCACAAGAGTAGAGTTGAATAAAACCATACAAGAATCTTTTTATTCAAGCAAATATATTTTTTCCTGGTAATCACATAACCATACATATGTTAGGCGGTGCTAGCTCCTCCTAAAGTTTATCTATTGGACTCGATTGGCAGTAGATATACTAGTGATGTTTCCCATAGCTGTAAATCAATCAATCATAACTAGAGGTAATCATGCTAGTTCTAAGAGCAACTTCAAGAGAAGAGCTATCCATGTTGTGTAATTTATATATGAGTATTTTAGGAAGAAAAGTGAGTTTAACAGCTATTGTATCTGGTTTTCTAAAATATGAAACGATCTATC
This window of the Sorghum bicolor cultivar BTx623 chromosome 7, Sorghum_bicolor_NCBIv3, whole genome shotgun sequence genome carries:
- the LOC110437388 gene encoding uncharacterized protein LOC110437388, which gives rise to MGDFFSGFDLNVRLEEDEDENLPFDVNDGNEPEDDDGNNFFDLDDPPLGHDNGFFDLNLPLDEFGAVDFNHVQNHAYEHTVHRRKDMTEDQRKRVYQALLARSNNGTLHKKDTAFVAAQFGIHHRTAQRVWKRGKTQLRNDVPVVVSSLKKGTVGRKPIPFDLEALRDIPLKDRMTIEESGKESGDSMESGTMDSRSSESMDSIGDSMESGTMASRSTESAATSSDSCPTSCAATVSTESGTAISLDSMTWASGEPAGGEREWPRRASETSGSAQMACGASF
- the LOC8075657 gene encoding NADH-ubiquinone oxidoreductase 20.9 kDa subunit, giving the protein MNTDITASTKPEYPVVDRNPAFTKVVGNFSALDYMRLSTISAVSVTVGYLSGIKPGIRGPSMVTGGLIGVMGGFMYAYQNSAGRLMGFFPNDAEVARYKYKL
- the LOC8075401 gene encoding dihydrolipoyllysine-residue acetyltransferase component 4 of pyruvate dehydrogenase complex, chloroplastic → MATAPAPLSLSASTLPARLRAGAVPAGARWRQQPRRGRMVVRAKIREIFMPALSSTMTEGKIVSWSAGEGDRVSKGDAVVVVESDKADMDVETFHDGIVAAVLVQAGESAPVGAPIALLAESEEEVPLAVAKAQELSNGNGQPQQAPPAPTEDAAAAPPPPPPAPAAAPAPVAAGTKGIASPHAKKLAKQHRVDLAKVTGTGPYGRITPADIEAAAGIQPKPKPAPAAAAPPPVAAPSVGAVPQAAVLPPVPGATIVPFTTMQAAVSKNMVESLAVPAFRVGYPIVTDKLDALYEKVKPKGVTMTVLLAKATAMALVQHPVVNASCRDGKSFTYNSNINIAVAVAIDGGLITPVLQDADKLDIYLLSQNWKDLVKKARAKQLQPNEYSSGTFTLSNLGMFGVDRFDAILPPGQGAIMAVGASKPTVVADKDGFFSVKSKMLVNVTADHRIVYGADLAAFLQTFAKIIEDPESLTL